The Arachis hypogaea cultivar Tifrunner chromosome 16, arahy.Tifrunner.gnm2.J5K5, whole genome shotgun sequence genome contains a region encoding:
- the LOC112755478 gene encoding uncharacterized protein, with product MATKAKPVTAAGKEKKTSSLISSFRRTTKSSTATATATTNKTTTTTTTTTANKTTTTTTTTTATPATLERNKSLGSSNSSSNSSSLVYPKATFRSSLDYASTFKDGSSPLGPNKSDRRRSFEPRLTPTSSPSSSPAKPVSSTTTRLQKALVSPGRPRDTTTSKGTSIPSPRPASDRTSSRIPRDVKQKPVLTNSNGGSSVKPKPGKVVSAEASSEVSDVEAEEVKELVEVVKEENHDDVEVDELLLLPDHPDVLENEEEQILEGGVHDLNDFGDDERVISTVSEELKEESSPPKEEENTNKNDNDQEDPHVFAAEEEDSSSSTKEAVVVVVEEPEKELGVIEEDQESETNEEERKLEEKNMKLLIQGGASESEEEAVEVTKEEEPKPQKEQQQQQQQQKREIIVSGHGRKESQLSNEVIEETATKLMEEMNKVRALAGAFQTVIDNQTARKK from the coding sequence ATGGCAACAAAAGCAAAACCGGTAACTGCTGCAGGGAAGGAGAAGAAGacatcttctctaatttcaagcTTCAGAAGAACCACAAAATCATCCACGGCAACAGCAACTGCCACAACAAACAagaccactaccaccaccaccactactacGGCAAACAAGACCACCACCACTACTACCACCACAACCGCCACGCCTGCAACATTAGAGAGAAACAAATCCCTTGGCAGTAGCAACAGCAGCAGCAATAGTAGTAGCTTGGTTTATCCTAAGGCAACATTTCGCTCAAGCCTTGATTATGCTTCCACATTCAAGGATGGTAGTAGTCCTCTTGGTCCTAATAAATCTGACCGAAGAAGATCTTTTGAACCTAGACTGACACCTACCTCTTCGCCATCGTCCAGTCCGGCCAAACCAGTTTCGAGCACTACTACAAGACTTCAGAAAGCACTTGTTTCTCCCGGCCGCCCTAGGGATACTACTACTTCAAAAGGTACTAGTATCCCTTCGCCAAGACCGGCTTCTGATAGAACATCCTCTAGGATTCCTAGGGATGTTAAACAGAAGCCGGTTTTGACGAATAGTAATGGTGGTTCTTCTGTTAAGCCCAAGCCTGGGAAGGTTGTTTCTGCTGAAGCTTCTTCGGAGGTGTCTGATGTTGAAGCAGAGGAAGTGAAAGAACTGGTTGAAGTAGTTAAAGAGGAGAATCATGATGATGTTGAGGttgatgagcttcttcttctacctGATCATCCAGATGTTCTTGAAAATGAAGAGGAGCAGATTCTAGAAGGTGGTGTCCATGACCTAAATGATTTTGGCGACGATGAGAGGGTGATTTCTACGGTGTCTGAAGAACTCAAGGAAGAATCATCACCACCAAaagaggaagagaacacaaaCAAGAATGATAATGATCAAGAAGATCCTCATGTCTTCGCGGCTGAAGAAGaagattcttcttcttccacgaAGGAGGCGGTGGTTGTGGTTGTGGAAGAACCTGAAAAGGAACTTGGAGTGATAGAAGAAGATCAAGAAAGCGAGACAAACGAGGAGGAAAGGAAATTGGAAGAGAAGAACATGAAACTACTAATTCAGGGAGGAGCAAGTGAAAGTGAAGAAGAAGCAGTTGAAGTGACCAAAGAAGAAGAACCAAAACCAcaaaaagaacaacaacaacaacaacaacaacagaaaaGGGAAATAATAGTAAGCGGGCATGGAAGGAAAGAATCTCAATTATCAAACGAAGTGATTGAAGAAACTGCTACCAAGTTGATGGAGGAAATGAACAAGGTTAGGGCATTGGCGGGTGCATTCCAAACTGTCATAGATAATCAAACCGCCAGGAAAAAGTGA